The DNA segment ACGAGGACGGCGTCACCGTCGTCAATCTCACATCCAGGCGCCGGCTGGCCTGGCCGGAGATCCTGCACGTCAATCTGCGCCCCGGTGACGCCTGGGTCTTCCTCGACCTCAGCGACGGCACCAGCCTCCCCGCCCTCGGTATCCAGCCCGGTATCGGCAAGGCCCAGGCCATCCGCGACGCCCGCGCCCTGCGCGCCCTCGCCGACGCACGGGGCCCCGCCGCCACCGAGCGGAGTACGCCGGAGGGGTAGCGCGGCCCGCCCGCCGGACGGGTGCGGCGGCTGAGCCACTGACGCATCGGGCCGCTGTTTGATTACTCTGGGGCGGGGCGCCAGGTGCGCCCCGCCCCGCATCCTGTGACCCCCGTGGTCCGCGGGGCACCCCTGCGACATGAGGAGTGATTCCTTCCAGCAATGGACGGATCATCCGGTAGTACGTGCGCCGCCCCCCTCCTGGAGGCGGCGGCATGACCATTCCCCTTCTGCTCCTCGGAGCGGCCTTCCTTCTGATCCTCGCCAACGGATTCTTCGTCGCGGCCGAATTCGGCCTCGTCACCGTGGAGCGGCCGGACGCCGAACGCGCCGCCGCCGACGGCGACCGGCGGGCCCGCACCGTCGTGCGGGCCCTGCGGGAACTCTCCTTCCAGCTCTCCGGCACCCAGCTCGGCATCACCATCACCTCGCTGGTGGTCGGCATGCTCGCCGAGCCCGCGCTGGCGCAGCTGCTCGCCGGACCGCTCACCGCCACCGGACTGCCCGAAGGGGCCGTGTCCGGGATCAGCGTGGTGCTCGGCATGATGCTCGCCGCCGCCGTGCAGATGGTGCTCGGCGAACTGGTCCCGAAGAACTGGGCGGTGTCCAGGCCGCTCCAGGTGGCCGGCTTCGTCGCCGGTCCCCAGCACCTCTTCTCGACCGCCTTCCGGCCGGTGATCACGCTGCTGAACACCGTCGCCAACCGGCTGGTCCGGGCGCTCGGTGTCGAGCCCGCCGACGAACTGGCCTCGGCCCGCACCCCCGGCGAACTCGTCTCGCTGGCCCGCCACTCGGCACAGGCCGGCACGCTGGAACAGGACACCGCGGATCTCTTCGTACGGACCCTCTCGCTGGCCGGACTCACCGCCCAGCACGTCATGACCCCCCGGGTGAAGGTCAGCGCACTCCAGTCGTCGGCGACGGCGGCCGACGTACTGAACCTCACCCGTGCCACCGGCCTCTCCCGCTTCCCCGTCTACCGGGAGCGCATCGACGAGGTCGTCGGCATGGTCCATCTGAAGGACGCACTGGCCGTGGCGGTCCAGGACAGGCACCGGACCTCGGTGGGACGGGTCGCCGTCGCACCGCTCCTGGTGCCCGAGACCCTGCCCGTGCAGCAGCTCCTGGAGCGGCTGCGCACCGAGCAGCCGATCGCGGTGGTGGTGGACGAGTACGGCGGCACCGCCGGAGTCGTCACCCTGGAGGACATCATCGAGGAGCTGGTCGGGGAGGTCAGGGACGAGCACGACGGCGCCGACGCCGACCGCCCCGAGCTGTCCCCGGCCCCCGCCGAGGACGGAAACCCCGCCTGGGAGGCCGACGGCAGCTGCCGGGTCCTCACCCTGCGGCGGATAGGTCTTGAGGTCCCCGAGGGCCCGTACGAGACCGTCGCCGGCCTCGTCGCCGACCTGCTGGGACGCATCCCCGCCCCCGGTGACCGGGCCGAACTGCCCGGCTGGCGGCTCTCGGTCCGCAGGGTCGAGCGCTACCGCGCCGAGAGGGTGCGGCTCGTCCGCACCGCCGAGGTGCCCGCCCCGGTCATGGAGGGTGTGCGATGAGCTTCCTCCAGCTCCTCTTCGCCGCCGCCCTGGTGCTCGCCAACGGCTTCTTCGTCGGCGCCGAGTTCGCACTCGTCTCGGTACGCCGCAGCCAGGTCGAGCCACTGGCCGCCGAGGGCTCCGCACGGGCCCGCAAGGTGCTGTACGGCCTGGAGAACCTGCCGCGGATGATGGCGGCCGCGCAGTTCGGCATCACCGTCTGCTCGCTCACGCTGGGCGCCGTCGCCGAACCGACCGTCGCCCACCTGCTCGAACCGGTCTTCCAGGCGGTCCGGCTGCCCGGCGGTCTCGTCCATCCGCTGGGGTACGCGATCGCCCTCGCCCTCGTGGTCTCGCTGCACCTGGTCATCGGCGAGATGGTCCCGAAGAACCTCGCCATGGCCGCACCCGAGAAGACCGCCCTGTGGCTCAGCCCCGGTCTTGTCGGCTTCGCCCGGCTCTGCCGCCCGGTGACCGTCGCGCTCGGGGCCTGCGCCCGGCTGGTGCTGAAGGCCTTCGGCGTCGAGCCCAAGGACGAGGTCGAGGCGGTCTTCACCAGTGAGCAGCTGAACCGGCTCGTCGAGGACTCGGGCCAGGCCGGTCTGCTGGACTCCGAGGCGCAGGAGCGCCTGGAGGACGCGCTGGAACTGGGCAGCAGGCCGATCGCGGACGTGCTGATCGCCCGCGCCGACCTGATCACGGTCGCCCCCTCGGTCACGCCCCTGCGGATCGAGGAGCTGACCGTGCGCACCGGCTACTCGCGCTTCCCCGTCTGCGCGGACAGCGGCGCCTTCATGGGCTATCTGCACGTCAAGGACGTGCTCGACCTGGAGGACCGGGAACGCGCCGTCCCTCAGCAGGTCTGGCGCCCGATGGCGACGCTCCGCGCGGAGCTGCCCCTCGACGACGCGCTGACCGTGATGCGGCGCGCGGCCACCCATCTGGCCCAGGTCGCCGACGCATCGGGGAAGGTGCTCGGTCTGGTGGCGCTGGAGGACGTGCTGGAGAAGCTGGTCGGTGAGGTACGGGACCCGGCGCACCGGGAAGCCCCGGCACCCCGGGTGACGCGGGTGTCCGAGCCGCGCACGGACCGCACCGAACAGGCGCTGGCGGGGTAGTCCCGGGCCCGTGCCTCCTGGGCGGGGACCGGTCAGAGCGGTGGCTCCTGCTGCCCGCGGCCGACCGGTCCCCGCCCCGAGAGCACCTCCCCGTACGCCTGCATCAGGTCCGGCAGCCGCAGCGTCGACAGATCGTCCCGGCCCGGGGTGGTCGCGTACCCGGTCAGCCGCAGGTCCCGGTACGCGCAGCTCTTCTCGTACAGCGTGCGCAGGAACCGGCCGTTGCCCAGCTCGTCGATCCACCCCTGGTCCACCACATGACCGGCGATCGAGCGCAGCTCGTCCAGCGACTCCTCGTCCCACACGTCGCCGTTCTCGGTCGCCAGTACCTCACCGATGGCGGTCAGCTCCAGCGGCCGGTAGCTCGGGAAGTCGACCCGCGAGGTGAAGCGCGAGGAGAGCCCGGGGTTGGTGGCCAGGAGGCGGTCCATTCCCTCGGGGTAGCCGGCCAGGATGACCACCAGGTGGTCGCGGTTGTCCTCGGCCCGTTTCAGCAGGACCTGGAGTGCCTCGTCGCCGTAGGCGTCGCCCTTGCTGTAGCCGGAGTTGGAGAGGCTGTACGCCTCGTCGACGAAGAGCACCCCGCCGAGCGCGGAGTCGATCAGCTCGTTCGCCTTCACGGCGGTCTGCCCCAGGAACTCGCCCACCAGATCGGCGCGCTGGGCCTCGATCAGATGGTCGCCGCCGAGCAGCCCGAGCGCGTAGAACACCCGGCCCAGGATGCGGGCGACGGTCGTCTTGCCGGTGCCCGAGGGGCCCGAGAAGACGAAGTGGCGCTTCGGCGGGTGCACGGGCAGCCCCTGGGCCGCCCGCAGCCGGGCCATGTTGAGCTGCGCCGACAGCGCCTTGACCTGACGTTTCACCGGCTCCAGGCCGACCATGCGCTCCAGCTCGTCCAGTGCGCACGCCAGCAGTTCGGGATCGGTGGGCCCGGCCGGCAGATCCGGCGGGAACTGCTCGGCCGGAGACGGATCCCGGTCCCGTACCGTGCCGGAGGGCGGGGCGGAGCCGCCGAGCGGATCGCCGCCGGGGCTCCCGGGGCTCCCGGGCCGGGGGTCCCGCCCCTCGGTCGGATCGCCCTCCACGAAGGCACCGTCGGCCTGTCCGTCCACGGCGTCCTGGCCGAACCCGGCCAGCGAGACCGCCGCGTAGTCCACCGCGTCGTCGAAGCCGTCGCCCTCGGAGATCGCGGCCAGCCGGGCGGCGGTGTCCATGAACGCGGGGTCCACCCGGTGCACCGCCCGGTACAGCGGCAGGGCCGCCGCGCTGCGCCCGGTCCCCTCATGGGCGCGGGCGAGCCAGTAGCGCAGCTCCTTGCGCTGCGGCTGCTCGCTGCGGCAGCGCATCAGCGCCGCCGAGAGGAGCGGTTCCGCCTGCCCGTACATCTCCAGACGCACCCGCGCCATCCCGCCGAACAGCCCCGCCTCGATCCCCAGGACCGGATCGTCGACCAGCGAGGCGGTGTACCGCACCAGCCGTTCCCAGTCCTTGGCGAGGTAGGCGCGGCACGCGTGCAGGAACCGCACCTGCGGGTCGGTGTCGACGGGCGGCAGCCCCGCCAGTGCCCGGTCCAGCTCCGGCACGTGGCGGCCGTCCAGCCAGTGCGAGGCGTGCGCGAGGAGCAGATCGCGCGGGCTCTCCAGCACCGGCTGCACCCACCAGCCCAGCCAGTACCAGGAGTTGAGGGTGCGGCGCAGTCTGCCGCGCTGCTCGCCGAACCGCTCCCGGTGCCGGAACATCCGGAGCAAGGCGGTGGTGGTGTCCACCCGCAGCGCGTGCAGTCCGAGCCAGCCGTCCGCCATCCCCGGATCGAGCCGCACCGCGGCCCGGAACTCCTCCTCCGCCTGTGGGTACGCCCCCATCGTGTAGGCGTCCACGCCCCGCAGCCAGGCGAGATCGGCCGGGGCGTGCGAGCCCTGCGTGCCGAAATCCATCACGTCCCCCACAGACCGTGCCCCCGTACCGTGCCGCCGGACTCGGCGTCCGGCGACCTGTGAACCGCTGTGCAGCGGACGGGAATTGACCGGTGCCGCCCGAAGGGCATCGTACCTGCGCAGAGGCCCGGTACCGAAGGGTGCCGGAGCACTGGCTGCCCCGGGAGAGGGGCTCGCTCACGGTGACCGAGGGTGAGCAATCAGAGAGGGGAGGCGTCCGGTTGGGGAGGGAGTGGGCAGAACGAAGCCCCCGATCACGGGGGAACAACCGGGGGCTTCGCGTCTGCGGCGGCTTCGAAAAGCCGCACATTGAGAACGTAAGACCTGTACGGGCCCTGGGTCAAGCGGAGTTGAGGGACTCGAAGGGCGGTTTTCCGCCGGGTGCCGGTCCTGCGGAGAGGCCATGACTATGAGTGACCAAGTGGATCGCTCACGCGGTCACTGACGGGGCCCGGAACCACGCGTAACCCTGCTGGCACTCGCGTACCAGCAGATCCGCGAATGGCCGGGAAGGGTCCCCGGCGAAGTGCCGGGTCTCCGCCGCCGTCCAGCCGTCCCAGAAGCCCGTCAGCGCCGGTCCGTCGCGGTGCCGGCCCCGCGCCCAGGACGTGGCCGCGTCCCGGTCCATCCAGAGCAGCCGGGCGAGATACGGGCGCAGGGCCCGGCGGCCCGCTCCCACCCCCTCGACAATGACGACGTCAGTGGCGTCGATGGTCCGCTCCGGGCCGAAGCGGCGCAGCGTCCAGTCGTACGGCGCGTACCGGGCGGCCTCGCCGCGGGTGAACGGCTCGACCACCTGCGCGCGCAGCCGCCCGGACCAGTCGAACAGCTCCTCGTGGGTGGCGAGATCATCCAGATGGAGTACGGGCGCGCCGTCCAGGGCTTCGGCGAGCTTGGCCGAGAACGTGCTCTTCCCCGAGCCCGCGTGGCCGTCGACGGCGATCAGCCGAACCGGCCCGCAGGAGACGGGCCGTGCACGGATCGCGGCGGCGAGACGGTCGAGGTCATCCATGGGGCCAGCCTAGGAGCAGTTGGCGGCACCGCAGGTCACGCCAGTGGTCGATACCAATATTGGTGGCAGGACGCGAGGCGAATCACTGGCAGAAACGCGTCGGAAGCCGGGATAGTTGCCCCACTGTTCGTGCACTCGCCGCCCATCCGTATTCCGACCGGGGGTCCACCGACGTGACCAGTACCACTCCGCGCAGAACCGTTCTCGCCGCAGCGGTCGCTGCCGCTGCCGCCACCGCGGGAGCCACAGCCGCAGCACCCGCCTTCGCCGACCCGGCCGCCCCGAACGGTGTGCCGGCCGCCCCGCGCACCCCGCGGGCCGCGGAGGGAGACCCCGTGACCCCCGTGACCCCCGTGACCCCGCTCGTGGACAACAGTGTCTGGGCCTCGTACTCCGACTGGCGTTCCGGTGCGGCGGACGGCACCACGGCTGTCCCCGGCCACGGCTCCGGACTGGTCATCGGAGCGCCCGCGGGCCGCACCGACTACACCGATCCGCACACCGGGAAGACCGCCACCTGGGAGTACGCGACCTGGACCTCGCCGGTCCACCGCTCGCGGGTCCCGGCCACCGAGGCCGTCGCGTCCTGGAACGCGCACACCCCGGCGGGCACCTGGATCCAGGTCGAGCTGCGCGGCAGCTACACCGACGGCACCGGGACGCCCTGGTACGTGATGGGGCGCTGGGCATCGGGCGACGCCGACATCCGGCGGACCTCCCTCGACGGCCAGGGCGACGGCAAGAGCTCCATCTCGACCGACACCTTCGCGGTCGACGACGCCGCGAGCGGGCTGCGGCTGGTCTCGTACCGGCTGCGGCTGACGCTGTACCGCACCCCGGGCACCCGGCTGACACCCACGGTCCGCCGGGTCGGGGCGATGGCGTCGGACATCCCGGACCGGTTCACCGTCCCGCCGTCGGTGCCGCGGATCTCCCGCGAGCTGACCGTCCCGCGCTTCTCGCAGAACATCCACGCGGGCCAGTACCCGGAGTACGACAACGGCGGCGAGGCCTGGTGCAGCCCCACCTCGTCCTCGATGGTCATCAAGTACTGGGGTCGCGGGCCCGCCGCCGCGGACCTGGCCTGGATCGACCCGTCGTACGCCGACCCCGAGGTCTGCCAGGCGGCCCGCTACACCTATGACTACCAGTACGAGGGCTGCGGCAACTGGCCCTTCAACGCCGCCTACGCGGCGACGTACGAGGACATGAGCGCCGCGGTCACCCGGCTGGGTTCGCTCAGCGACGTGGAGACCCTGATCAGGGCGGGCATCCCGGTCATCACCTCGCAGTCCTTCCTCAAGGGGGAGCTGACCGGCGCCGGGTACGGCACGTCGGGCCATCTGATGACGGTGATCGGCTTCACGGCCGACGGCGATGTGATCGCCAACGACCCGGCGTCGCCGGACGACAACGCGGTCCGTCACGTCTACCGGCGCGCCGAGTGGGAGAACATCTGGCTCCGCACGAAGCGGTACGACGCGAAAGGCAAGGTCACCAGCGGTACGGGCGGTGTCTGTTACCTCTACTGGCCCGCTGACCCGGCACGGAGTCAGCACCGGGTCCTGGCGTCACTCGGCCTGCTGTGAGCAGGTGCGGCGCGCTGCCGATTCCCGGGGGCTTTGGCGACGGCGGCGGCTTCATGATGTGAGATCCGGTGCTCCCGTGCCAGGACGGGCACGAGGCTCTCGTGCCCGTCCGACGTCTCCCGGGCAGCCGGGTTCAGGTCGTTGGTCCACCCGGCGATGTCAGCGGTGGCGTCCCGCGAAGGGGCCAGAGCCGGTTCCTGCGCCGTGAAGCCACGCTCCAGGAGATCCAGCATGGGCAGCACGGTGATGGTCCGCCGGCGCATCCGGAGGTACGCGGCCGGGCCGGCGGGCGTACGGTCGGCACGGGACGCGTCTTCCGCGCAGGTGGCATCCGCGAACTGACGACAGTGATCAGTTCGGCGAAGAGTCTCGCGGCCCATGGAGCGGTGGGTCTCGGTCCGTTCGTCGCTCTGCTCGGCCAGAACGGCGCGGCGCCGACCGCCGCGAACGTGGGAGAGGCCGGGGATGCGGCGGTGCTCCCGCCGGAGCTGATGCGCAGGTGCCGCCATCGGTGACGACCACGGCACCACCCCCGGGCGGCAGGTAGCTGACGATGTGGGTGCTCGCGCCGGCTCACCGGTTCAAGGAGACCGTGCCCGATAAGCCGGTCATTTTCACCGTGCACGAGTTCAACGCCTGGCCGGGAATGCGGCAGAGCGGTTGGTTCACCTACCCGGGTGTTCTGTGTCTGCCGGCAGCCGGTCCTGCGGAACGTCGGATGTCGTGCCGAGACAATCTCGGACAAGCAACTCGCTTGATATCGGCGGAGGTTTATCATGAACCGCGCATTTCGGATGAGCTGAGGGTTCGCGGTTGCGGGCCCGTCATGACGGCGTTGGCCATCGGCACTTCGTCGGCGGGGGCGGACCCGGTGCTGGCTTTGGGCGCGTGTTTCGACCGGGCGCTGGAGCCCTACACCTGGTGGTCGACAGCCACCTGCGCACGCGCCTGTTCGGTGGCAAGGTGATTCCCTTCGAGGAACTCACGGGTTACCCGCACAAGAGCGGTGTCCACTTCGCGAACATGTTCGGCATCGGGCAGACGCTGCCCGTGGACTCCGGGTGTACGTACTACCTCGACTGCCCCGGGGTGCCCGTGGTGCCGAGTATGAAGAACGACTTCGTCAACGCGGCGAACTACGTGGAAGCGAAGCCCAAGGACCCCGAACTCGCGCTTTCCATGACCTTCATGGACCTGAACCACCCGGAGACCATCCCGAGCGGGATCGACCTCTACGACAAGGCATTCCCCGGGGCGTTCCGGTGGGCGGGAGCGGTGTTGCGCGACTGCGGAATTCCGATCACCATTCACTCGGATCTCGGGAGCGACACTGAGCAGACGAAGTACCTCCCGCTGATGGAGAAAACACTCCGACGCCACCCGCAGAACAAGATCGAGTGGGCGCACATGGGGCTGTCGAAGGAACTCTCCACGATGGATCCCGATCAGCACATCGGGATCATGAAGAGGCTCCTGGACCGCTATCCCCGGCTGACGCTGGACCTCAGCTGGCGAACGTCACCAGCCGTATCAACAAGGCACTGGACAACGAGGCGTTCCGGGACATCGCGCTCGGCCGGAACTACTTCAGGCTGCTCGGCATCGACCGGACACCGCCGAGGGTGTGCGAAGCGCGCTGAGCCCGACGCCGTCGGGAATCCTGGCCCGACAGAAGTCCGGCGAAGGGGGCTGGGCGTCCGGGCCGACCCGGTGCTCGGGCCGGCCCGGACGCCCCAGGTCAACGGCGTGCCGGCCGGGCGCACTTGTTCCGAGGGGTCTGCCATACTTCGGGCTTCCGAGGCGGTGGCAGCCTCCTGAGGCAGTGGCGGAACAGGGCCGGACGTGAACCAGAGCGGACCGTACATACATCAGCGCACTCCGACCGAGCGCTCCCAGCTCCGTCGCACGGACCTCATCGCGACCGGGCGGAGACTGTTCGCCGACACGTCGTACGACGCGCTGTCGATGGACGACATCGCCCGGCACGCGGGGGTCGCGAAAGGGCTGATCTACTACTACTTCAAGAGCAAACGCGGCTATTACCTCGCCGTCGTCGAGGAGTCGGTGGCCGATCTCGTCGCCCGCGCGGCCAGCGACACCGAGCTGCCCCGGGCCGAGCGCGTGCACCGCACCGTCGAGGGCTACCTGCTCTACGCCCAGCACAACAGGGCGGCCTTCCGCACCATCGTGACCGGCGGCGTCGGCTTCGACACCCAGGTACAGGCGCTGCGCGGCGCGGTCCGCGAGGAACTCATCGCCACCATCGCTGAGGGCGCCTACGGCCGCCGGGACGTCCCGCTCCTGGCCAGGCTCGCGCTGCTGGGCTGGCTGAGCGCGGTGGAGGGCATCACGCTCGACTGGCTCGGCCACCAGGAACTCGACCGCGCGGAGATCCGCGAGCTGCTCGTCCGGATGCTGCGCAACACCCTCGACACCATCGGCGAGTTCGTCGCCGAGTGCCCGTCGCCGCCGCCACCGGAGTGAGAGGGCGTGGTGGGACCGCCCGAGGGGAAGCCGGACGGGGCGGAGGGGGTGGGGCTACGGCCCCCACCCCCTCCGCCCCGACGTACGGGTTCAGCTGACGGCGTGGATCAGTTCGCCGTTGGAGGTGTCACCGCTGAGCTCCCAGAGGAAGGTGCCGCCGAGACCCTGCTGGTTCTTGTACGCCATCTTCCCCGCGATGGTGGCCGGGGTGTCGTAACTCCACCAGTTCGAGCCGCACTTGGCGTACGCGGTGCCGGCGACGGTGCCGGTGGCCGGGCAGCTGGTCTTGAGGACCTTGTAGTCCTCGATCCCCTGCTCGTACGTGCCGGGCGCCGGGCCGGTCGCGGTGCCGCCTGGTGCGTCCTGGGTCACGCCGGTCCAGCCGCGGCCGTAGAAGCCGATGCCGAGCAGCAGCTTGTTCGCGGGCACGCCCAGGCCCTTGAGCTTGGTGATCGTGGCGTCGGTGTTGAAGCCCGCCTTCGGGATGCCGGTGTAGGAGGTGAGCGGGGAGTGCGGGGCGGTCGGCCCCTGCGCGTCCCAGGCGCCGAAGTAGTCGTACGTCATCGGGTTGTACCAGTCGACGTACTGCGCGGCCCCCGCGTAGTCGGCGGAGTCCATCTTGCCGCCGTCCGAGGCGTCAGCCGTGATCGCGGCGGTGACCAGCGACGACGAGCCGAACTTGGCGCGCAGCGCGGCCATCACGTTCTTGAAGGCCTCCGCTCCGCTGGTGTCGCAGGAGAGACCGCAGTTGTTGGGGTACTCCCAGTCGATGTCGATGCCGTCGAAGACGTCGGCCCACCGTGAGTCCTTGACCAGGTCGTAGCAGGACTGCGCGAAGGCGGCCGGGTCCTTCGCGGCCTCGCCGAAGCCGCCGGACCAGGTCCAGCCGCCGAAGGACCAGATGATCTTGAGGTTGGGGTGCAGCTTCTTCAGCTCACGCAGCTGGTTGAAGTTGCCCGCCACCGGCTGGTCCCAGGTGTCGGCGGTGCCGTCCACGCTGGAGGACGCGTCGTACGTCTTCTGGTAGTCGGCGTAGGCGTCGCCGATGGCGCACTTGCCGCCGGTGACGTTGCCGAACGCGTAGTTGATGTGGGTGAGTTTGTCCGCCGAACCCGAGGTCTGGATGTTCTTGACCTGGTAATTGCGCTGGTAGACATCCCAGTCCGCGTAGTAGCCGACGACCTTGCTGCCCGCGGCGGTGCTGGTGCCCGCCTCGGTGCTCGCGGCCGCGTGGCCGGCCGCCGCGGCGTGGTGCTCGCCGGCGGACGCCGTACCGGCGCCCGCGAGCAGGGTGACGCCGAGAGCTGCCGTACAGGCGGTGGCGAGCAGGGCCCGGATCCGGGCCCGTGGGTGGAATCGTCCGAACATGCTGTCTCCTTGTGGGGAGGGGACGGAAGGTGGGGGGAAGCCGCTGGCGCGTGCGTTTTGGCATGAACGCGAAAAGCTGATAGCGGGAAGATAGAAGGACTAGACCAGTGCGGTCAATGGTTCGGACCAATTTTCGACCCGTGACGGAAGTCCGCCGATCGGGCATACTCAAGCCGCCACAGCCTCTGGTCAGCTTCTTCCGCGATCCGGGAGGGCAGCATCGGCTGAAGGCGAGACCCGGCTGCGTAGCCACACCCTGGCCACGCGTACGCCGCAGTGCCCGACAGGGAGGAGAGCGTCGCCATGCCCGACCGCGCCCCGCAGTTGGTGGACCGTCAGTTGCCCACCGAGGAGTCCCGGGATCTGCTCGCGCTGGTGCGCGACATCGTCCAGCGGGAGATCGTGCCCGGTGCGGCCGCCGAGGAGGAAGCCGGCCGCTTCCCCCGTGAGGTCTTCACCCTGCTCTCGGATGCCGGACTGCTCGGCCTTCCCTACGACTCCGCGTACGGCGGCGGTGACCAGCCGTACGAGGTCTACCTCCAGGTTCTCGAAGAGCTGGCGGCGGCGCGGCTGACCGTCGGCCTCGGTGTCAGCGTCCACTCGCTCTCCTGTCACGCCCTCGCCGGATACGGCAGCAAGGAGCAGCGGGCCGAGCAGTTGCCCGCGATGCTCGGCGGGGGACTGCTCGGGGCGTACTGCCTCTCCGAACCCGCGTCGGGCTCCGACGCGGCCTCGCTCCGCACGAAGGCCGTGCGGGACGGCGACGACTGGGTCATCACCGGGACCAAGGCGTGGATCACGCACGGCGGCGTAGCCGATTTCTACACGGTGCTCGCGCGCACCGGCGGTGAGGGGGCGCGCGGGATCTCGGCGTTCCTGGTGCCGGGCGATGCCGCGGGGCTGACCGCCGCAGTCCCCGAGAAGAAGATGGGGATGAAGGGCTCACCCACCGCCCAACTGCACTTCGACGGCGTACGGGTGTCCGGCACGCGGCTGATCGGGGAGGAGGGCCAGGGCTTCGCCATCGCCCTTTCCGCCCTCGACTCGGGGCGGCTGGGGATCGCGGCCTG comes from the Streptomyces sp. NBC_01471 genome and includes:
- a CDS encoding AAA family ATPase translates to MDFGTQGSHAPADLAWLRGVDAYTMGAYPQAEEEFRAAVRLDPGMADGWLGLHALRVDTTTALLRMFRHRERFGEQRGRLRRTLNSWYWLGWWVQPVLESPRDLLLAHASHWLDGRHVPELDRALAGLPPVDTDPQVRFLHACRAYLAKDWERLVRYTASLVDDPVLGIEAGLFGGMARVRLEMYGQAEPLLSAALMRCRSEQPQRKELRYWLARAHEGTGRSAAALPLYRAVHRVDPAFMDTAARLAAISEGDGFDDAVDYAAVSLAGFGQDAVDGQADGAFVEGDPTEGRDPRPGSPGSPGGDPLGGSAPPSGTVRDRDPSPAEQFPPDLPAGPTDPELLACALDELERMVGLEPVKRQVKALSAQLNMARLRAAQGLPVHPPKRHFVFSGPSGTGKTTVARILGRVFYALGLLGGDHLIEAQRADLVGEFLGQTAVKANELIDSALGGVLFVDEAYSLSNSGYSKGDAYGDEALQVLLKRAEDNRDHLVVILAGYPEGMDRLLATNPGLSSRFTSRVDFPSYRPLELTAIGEVLATENGDVWDEESLDELRSIAGHVVDQGWIDELGNGRFLRTLYEKSCAYRDLRLTGYATTPGRDDLSTLRLPDLMQAYGEVLSGRGPVGRGQQEPPL
- a CDS encoding hemolysin family protein; translation: MTIPLLLLGAAFLLILANGFFVAAEFGLVTVERPDAERAAADGDRRARTVVRALRELSFQLSGTQLGITITSLVVGMLAEPALAQLLAGPLTATGLPEGAVSGISVVLGMMLAAAVQMVLGELVPKNWAVSRPLQVAGFVAGPQHLFSTAFRPVITLLNTVANRLVRALGVEPADELASARTPGELVSLARHSAQAGTLEQDTADLFVRTLSLAGLTAQHVMTPRVKVSALQSSATAADVLNLTRATGLSRFPVYRERIDEVVGMVHLKDALAVAVQDRHRTSVGRVAVAPLLVPETLPVQQLLERLRTEQPIAVVVDEYGGTAGVVTLEDIIEELVGEVRDEHDGADADRPELSPAPAEDGNPAWEADGSCRVLTLRRIGLEVPEGPYETVAGLVADLLGRIPAPGDRAELPGWRLSVRRVERYRAERVRLVRTAEVPAPVMEGVR
- a CDS encoding TetR/AcrR family transcriptional regulator: MNQSGPYIHQRTPTERSQLRRTDLIATGRRLFADTSYDALSMDDIARHAGVAKGLIYYYFKSKRGYYLAVVEESVADLVARAASDTELPRAERVHRTVEGYLLYAQHNRAAFRTIVTGGVGFDTQVQALRGAVREELIATIAEGAYGRRDVPLLARLALLGWLSAVEGITLDWLGHQELDRAEIRELLVRMLRNTLDTIGEFVAECPSPPPPE
- a CDS encoding hemolysin family protein: MSFLQLLFAAALVLANGFFVGAEFALVSVRRSQVEPLAAEGSARARKVLYGLENLPRMMAAAQFGITVCSLTLGAVAEPTVAHLLEPVFQAVRLPGGLVHPLGYAIALALVVSLHLVIGEMVPKNLAMAAPEKTALWLSPGLVGFARLCRPVTVALGACARLVLKAFGVEPKDEVEAVFTSEQLNRLVEDSGQAGLLDSEAQERLEDALELGSRPIADVLIARADLITVAPSVTPLRIEELTVRTGYSRFPVCADSGAFMGYLHVKDVLDLEDRERAVPQQVWRPMATLRAELPLDDALTVMRRAATHLAQVADASGKVLGLVALEDVLEKLVGEVRDPAHREAPAPRVTRVSEPRTDRTEQALAG
- a CDS encoding peptidase C39 family protein — its product is MTSTTPRRTVLAAAVAAAAATAGATAAAPAFADPAAPNGVPAAPRTPRAAEGDPVTPVTPVTPLVDNSVWASYSDWRSGAADGTTAVPGHGSGLVIGAPAGRTDYTDPHTGKTATWEYATWTSPVHRSRVPATEAVASWNAHTPAGTWIQVELRGSYTDGTGTPWYVMGRWASGDADIRRTSLDGQGDGKSSISTDTFAVDDAASGLRLVSYRLRLTLYRTPGTRLTPTVRRVGAMASDIPDRFTVPPSVPRISRELTVPRFSQNIHAGQYPEYDNGGEAWCSPTSSSMVIKYWGRGPAAADLAWIDPSYADPEVCQAARYTYDYQYEGCGNWPFNAAYAATYEDMSAAVTRLGSLSDVETLIRAGIPVITSQSFLKGELTGAGYGTSGHLMTVIGFTADGDVIANDPASPDDNAVRHVYRRAEWENIWLRTKRYDAKGKVTSGTGGVCYLYWPADPARSQHRVLASLGLL
- a CDS encoding terpene synthase family protein, with amino-acid sequence MAAPAHQLRREHRRIPGLSHVRGGRRRAVLAEQSDERTETHRSMGRETLRRTDHCRQFADATCAEDASRADRTPAGPAAYLRMRRRTITVLPMLDLLERGFTAQEPALAPSRDATADIAGWTNDLNPAARETSDGHESLVPVLAREHRISHHEAAAVAKAPGNRQRAAPAHSRPSDARTRC
- a CDS encoding glycoside hydrolase family 18 protein, yielding MFGRFHPRARIRALLATACTAALGVTLLAGAGTASAGEHHAAAAGHAAASTEAGTSTAAGSKVVGYYADWDVYQRNYQVKNIQTSGSADKLTHINYAFGNVTGGKCAIGDAYADYQKTYDASSSVDGTADTWDQPVAGNFNQLRELKKLHPNLKIIWSFGGWTWSGGFGEAAKDPAAFAQSCYDLVKDSRWADVFDGIDIDWEYPNNCGLSCDTSGAEAFKNVMAALRAKFGSSSLVTAAITADASDGGKMDSADYAGAAQYVDWYNPMTYDYFGAWDAQGPTAPHSPLTSYTGIPKAGFNTDATITKLKGLGVPANKLLLGIGFYGRGWTGVTQDAPGGTATGPAPGTYEQGIEDYKVLKTSCPATGTVAGTAYAKCGSNWWSYDTPATIAGKMAYKNQQGLGGTFLWELSGDTSNGELIHAVS
- a CDS encoding PH domain-containing protein; the encoded protein is MTAPEHPALPVTFRPTRTRVVLLSVGTAMFVVLTVVSLMLETLTPGERVSFIFTAAVFFGVLALLSRPKVIADEDGVTVVNLTSRRRLAWPEILHVNLRPGDAWVFLDLSDGTSLPALGIQPGIGKAQAIRDARALRALADARGPAATERSTPEG